The sequence CCTGCCGGCAGCCGGTTGAATCCGGGTCAAAGCGCGCTAGTTGGCCGTTTGGCCTAGGAATTCTTCGGGTTGCGCAGTGCATCAATACGGGGGATGCTCCCGTCTCAGCCAGTCGGAGCGCCGCGTCGGGGGATGCGGGACGCGCCGGCAATGGCATGGCGACCCACGGGGGATCGCCTCAAGAAGGGGGAAGACATGAAAGCTATGATCGCTAGCCTGGCGTTGGCCCTGGTGTCGGCCGCGCTTCCCGTTTACGCCCAGCAGGCCGAGCAGCCGATGACCTGCAAGACCGGTCCGGTGGCGCAGGAGTTTGGCGGGACGCACTGGGTGGTCTACAGCTGCTCGGACAACCAGACCGTGATCATCGTGGCCCCGCCGGAAAATCCGGCCGCGCCGCAGTTCTTCACGGTCCGGCCGGACGGCAAGGGCGTGCTCGCCTCGGGTGAGGGCTCCGGCAAACAGGAGTACTCGAGCAAGGCCTTCGCCGATGTGGTGAAACTCAAAGCGACCGATCTGGCGAACCTGGTCGAGCGCACGCGCGCCCAGCCCGTCGCCCAGACTCAGTAAAGCCGGTCAGTGGGCGGGCGCGGGTCAGCGCCCGCTTACCACTGCGTACGACCGGGCAGCAGGCCCTTGAGCTCGGCCTCGGTCAGGTTGCGCCATTGCCCCGGTTTCAGGTGGCCCAGGCGCACATTGATGATGCGCACGCGGCGCAGCTGCGTCACGCGATAACCGAACGCGGCCGCCATCAGGCGGATCTGCCGGTTCAGGCCCTGCGTCAGCACGATGCTGAAGCCGAACTTCGCGATCTTGCGCGTGCGGCAGGGCTTGGTCATCTGCCCATGAATACGCACGCCGCGCGCCATGCCGGCCAGGAACTCATCCGTCACTGCCTTGTTCACGGCCACGAGGTATTCCTTTTCGTGGTCGTTTTCGGCGCGCAGGATTTCGTTGACGATGTCGCCGTTGCTGGTCAGCAGGATCAGCCCTTCGGAATCCTTGTCCAGGCGGCCGATCGGGAAGACGCGTTGCTGGTGATCGACGAAATCGACGATGTTGCCCGACACGGTCTGATCCGTCGTGCAGGTAATGCCGACGGGCTTGTTGAGGGCGATGTAGATGCCTTTCTTGGCCGCTGGCGTGCTCGCCAGCACGCGCGCCTTCACCACGTCACCATCCACGCAGACGACGTCACCTTCCAGCGCTTTCGCGCCGGTGGTGACGACTTCGCCGTTGATGGTGACGCGACCGGCCAGCAGCATCTCGTCTGCCTCGCGGCGCGAGCAGATGCCGGCTTCACTGATGTATTTGTTGACGCGCATAGGGGCAGTAAACGGTAAAGGGTGAACAGTAAAGAGTAAGAGCGGGTTGGGTTACGGTGTACTGAGACGGCTCTTACCGTTTACTGTTCACCGTTCACCCGTTCCCCTTTTATGACCTGAGGCCTACGCCGCGCGACAGCAGGCGCAGCGCCACGGCCGAGAGGCCGATCACGAACACCAGCATCACCACGAAGGCCGTGCCGATACCTACGTCGCTCACGCCCAGCACGCCGAAGCGGAAGGCATTGACCATGTAGAGGATCGGATTGACCAGCGAGATGCTGCGCCACGGTTCGCCCAGCAGGTCCACCGAATAGAACACGCCACCGAGATAGGTGAGCGGCGTCAGCACGAAGGTGGGCACCAGCGCGATGTCATCGAACTTCTTGGCGAACACCGCATTGACGAAACCGGCCAGCGAGAACACCGTGGCGCCGAGCAGCACCGACAGGAACGTGATCACCGGGTGCGCCACGTGCAGGTCGGTGAAGAAAAGCGCGATCAGCAGCACGAGTGCGCCGACGATCACGCCGCGCGCCACCGCGCCGGTGACGTAGCCGAGCAGGATCACCCAGTTGGGCATCGGCGACACCAGCATTTCCTCCACGGCGCGGCTGAACTTGGCGCCAAAGAACGAGCTGGAGATGTTGCCGTAGCTGTTGGTGATGATGCTCATCATCACCAGGCCCGGCACGATGTACTGCATGTAGGTGAAACCATGCATTTCGCCGATGCGGCTGCCGATCAGCTTGCCGAAGATCACGAAGTACAACGTCATCGTGATGGCCGGCGGGATCAGCGTCTGGGTCCAGATGCGCATGATGCGCGCAATCTCGCGGCGGACGATGGTGTTCAGGGCGACGAGGTTGGCCGATGCATTCATGCCGCTTTCTCCGCAGCCTTCAGGTTGCGGCCGTTTTCGACCAGGCGGACGAACAGTTCTTCCAGGCGGTTGGTTTTGTTGCGCATCGAGGTGACCGTGATGCCGTTGGCCGACAGCGTCGTGAACAGCGAGTTGAGATCGTGGGCGCGGGACATTTCCGCTTCCAGCGTGTGATCGTCGAGGCGACGCAGGGTCACGCCCGGCAGCGTGGGAAGTTCGCCCGGGGCCTGGGCGACGTCGAACACGAATGTCTCCACGTCGAGCGTGGCGAGCAGGCCCTTCATCGAGGTGTTTTCCACGATGGTGCCGCGATCGATGATCGCGATGTTGCGGCACAGCTGCTCGGCTTCCTCCAGGTAATGCGTGGTGAGGATCACTGTGGTGCCGGCGGCATTGATGCCGCTGACGAACTGCCACATGGAGCGGCGGATTTCGATGTCCACGCCAGCGGTGGGTTCG comes from Dyella terrae and encodes:
- a CDS encoding ABC transporter permease, with product MNASANLVALNTIVRREIARIMRIWTQTLIPPAITMTLYFVIFGKLIGSRIGEMHGFTYMQYIVPGLVMMSIITNSYGNISSSFFGAKFSRAVEEMLVSPMPNWVILLGYVTGAVARGVIVGALVLLIALFFTDLHVAHPVITFLSVLLGATVFSLAGFVNAVFAKKFDDIALVPTFVLTPLTYLGGVFYSVDLLGEPWRSISLVNPILYMVNAFRFGVLGVSDVGIGTAFVVMLVFVIGLSAVALRLLSRGVGLRS
- a CDS encoding pseudouridine synthase, which encodes MRVNKYISEAGICSRREADEMLLAGRVTINGEVVTTGAKALEGDVVCVDGDVVKARVLASTPAAKKGIYIALNKPVGITCTTDQTVSGNIVDFVDHQQRVFPIGRLDKDSEGLILLTSNGDIVNEILRAENDHEKEYLVAVNKAVTDEFLAGMARGVRIHGQMTKPCRTRKIAKFGFSIVLTQGLNRQIRLMAAAFGYRVTQLRRVRIINVRLGHLKPGQWRNLTEAELKGLLPGRTQW